In the genome of Chrysemys picta bellii isolate R12L10 chromosome 17, ASM1138683v2, whole genome shotgun sequence, one region contains:
- the ASPDH gene encoding aspartate dehydrogenase domain-containing protein: protein MSEGPARRKVGIVGFGHLGQYLVRRLQDEGPRHGLELAFVWNRDAGKLQGKVPVSLQLQDLARFPECEVDLVVEVAHPCVVRDHGASFLSGADFMVGSPTALADQVTEMRLREAARRGGHTLYVPRGALWGGEDIQRMDQRGVLQGLKVTMIKHPDSFRLEGALREQLRAGRAVLYEGPVRALCPLAPNNVNTMAAACMAAPSLGFDGVQGCLIADPGLPDWHVVEVEVTGPSGERRDQAFTVTTSRRNPASPGAVTGAATFPSFWSSLLACQGHRGHVVLC, encoded by the exons ATGTCCGAGGGGCCGGCCAGACGGAAGGTCGGGATCGTGGGCTTTGGACATTTGG GCCAGTATCTGGTGAGGAGACTCCAGGACGAGGGACCCCGGCACGGCCTGGAACTCGCCTTCGTCTGGAACCGGGATGCGGGGAAGTTGCAGGGGAAGGTGCCGGTTTCCCTCCAGCTGCAGGACCTGGCCCGGTTCCCCGAGTG CGAGGTGGATCTGGTGGTGGAAGTGGCTCATCCCTGCGTGGTCCGGGACCACGGCGCCTCCTTCCTGTCCGGGGCAGACTTCATG GTGGGTTCCCCCACGGCCCTGGCTGACCAGGTCACGGAGATGCGGCTGCGGGAAGCTGCCCGGCGTGGGGGGCACACGCTGTACGTGCCccggggggcgctgtggggcggcGAGGACATCCAGCGGATGGATCAGAGGGGTGTGCTGCAG GGCCTGAAGGTGACCATGATCAAGCACCCGGACAGCTTCCGGCTGGAGGGGGCGCTGAGGGAGCAGCTAAGGGCCGGGCGGGCCGTGCTGTACGAGGGGCCCGTGCGGGCTCTCTGCCCACTGGCCCCCAACAACGTCAACACCATGGCGGCTGCTTGCATGgccgcccccagcctgggcttcGACGGGGTCCAGGGGTGCCTCATTGCTGACCCTGG CCTCCCTGACTGGCAtgtggtggaggtggaggtgacCGGCCCGTCCGGCGAGCGCAGGGACCAGGCCTTCACGGTCACCACCAGCCGCAGGAACCCAGCCTCCCCCGGAGCTGTCACCGGGGCGGCAACCTTCCCTTCTTTCTGGAGCAGCCTGCtag CTTGCCAGGGCCACCGAGGGCATGTCGTTTTGTGCTGA
- the JOSD2 gene encoding josephin-2 has protein sequence MSGEPGGGPGVYHERQRLELCAVHALNNVLQERRFTQEAADEICKRLAPDARLNPHRSVLGTGNYDVNVIMAALQSLDFAAIWWDKRRPLEQLALSRVHGFIVNVPSNVSLGFVSLPVRRKHWIAVRQVGGTYYNLDSKLKAPACVGGEGELRAFLQEFLSQGPCEVLLVVSRAVEESGGWLNPE, from the exons ATGtccggggagccgggcgggggccCGGGGGTGTACCACGAACGCCAGCGCCTGGAGCTCTGTGCCGTCCACGCCCTGAACAACGTCCTGCAGGAGCGACGCTTCACCCAGGAGGCGGCCGACGAGATCTGCAAGAG GCTGGCGCCGGATGCCCGGCTGAATCCGCATCGCAGCGTCCTGGGCACGGGCAACTACGACGTCAACGTGATCATGGCGGCCCTGCAGAGCCTGGACTTCGCGGCCATCTGGTGGGACAAGCGCCG GCCCCTGGAGCAGCTGGCGCTAAGCCGGGTGCACGGCTTCATCGTGAACGTGCCCTCCAACGTGTCCCTGGGCTTCGTGTCGCTGCCCGTGCGGCGTAAGCACTGGATCGCCGTGCGCCAGGTGGGAGGCACCTACTATAACCTGGACTCCAAGCTGAAGGCCCCGGCCTGCGTCGGCGGAGAGGGGGAGCTCAG ggcgTTCCTGCAGGAGTTCCTGTCCCAGGGTCCCTGCGAGGTGCTGCTGGTCGTGTCCCGGGCCGTGGAGGAATCCGGCGGCTGGTTGAACCCAGAGTGA